The window gctggtttgccattgccttccccagtcatctacgttttccccccagcaagctgcgtactcattttaccgaccttggaagcatggaaggctgagtcaaccttgagccggctacctgaacccagcttcctccggaatcaaactcaggtcgtgagcacagagttcagaccacagtactgcagtaccgctgctttaccgctctgcaccacaggACCAGCAAAGGAGAAAGCTATTCTTTCCCCTGTCCACACAAATCAGAACCTGCAGTTCAGAGCCAAATCGATGCAGAAAGCCTGCAGCCATGGCCTTGTTTAGACTAGCAGGGAGCCCTGACAGGCAGCCCAagttaacctgatctcatcagattttggaagctatgcGGGGTCAGTCCCGGCTAGTATGTGGAAGGGTGAtctcaaaggaataccagggttgctgtgcagtcaggcaatgggaaaccacctcagAAACTTCTCGTCTTAAAAAAACAAGCCTAGTTTGCCACTTAGTGGTGTATAATGCTAAAAGAGTTAGAACatgtggctgccagacaatcttaagaTCTCTAGGCTGCCATACAATAACTAGcagggttttttgcagaaaaagcccagcaggcactcatttgcatattaggccacaccccatgacatcactattgtttcacacagggcttttttgtagaaaaggcccagaaggaactgtttgcatactaagccacaccccctgacaccaagccagccgaaactgtgttcctaCTCTACATGGTTTTCTACTGCTTTGGCCCAGAAACCCAGTGCTCCTGCGTAAGCGGACCATGCAGAATTTGGGCTGACTCCAACTGTTCTGGCCATTGCTTATGAAAAACCCACACCATCAGATGGTTCCATTTTGGTCTCCCTCCACTCTTCCCTTTCAAGTTGACATCAAAAGCTAAGCGGATGCAGAAAGCGATGTCCCGCTGGCAGCAGAAGTAGAGGTTGAATGTCTTTTTTTTCTACCTCTTTGGAGCAGAAACCTGGTGGGCATTTCTAAGCAGCCCGTGTGGAAACTGCATTCTTTGCATttgtaattttgaggggaaatCAAAGTACTGCATTTCTAGTCTCCTGTTTCCTAACTCTACTCAATGTATTGAACCCTATGATAAAACTAACGTGACGCTACATAAAAATGGCACTTTGCCTCTAAAAAGCAACTGCTTTCGACGCCCTAATCTGAAACGTATTTGTTACAGAAGGAAATCACCATAAACAGTCAAAAATAGATTTATTTCTTCCCCATTTACACAAGTGACATTTGACAGTTTCCATTATTTCCATATTAGACACACATTTGCATTTTTCCCCATTGGCGAAAAGGAACTGTTTCGCTTAACTGTCTCTAAAGAAGAGACTAAgaagtgttgtgtgtgtgttgttgccTCTTCTACCAACCCAGGGAATGTTCTACATAACGGCAGGAGAGCTTGCCAGAGGGGCAACTGCGTGCTGGATCCAGAGATCTCCTTCTATCACAAACCTTCTGTGCTTCTTTCTAATCGGGAGAAAGGACCTAGATTGCGTAACAGGGACACAGCAGTGAAGGGGGAAAAGAGCTTCCCTCTTCTGGCTGCAGAAGGAAAGGCAGTTCTCTGGAACCAATCATTTGCCAAAACCAGACTTGTGGGTTTTCCTAGCTTTGCCCAGATTGTACCGTGTGAGGTCTTTTAGCTGCCGTTGGACCCCCTGAGACCTAGAACAGAAGACACACTTAATTGTCCAGGAATGCACACTGAGAGGCCGGATTTGCAGTGTCAGGTAGGTGCATGCGCAGTTTCCACGTGGAAGCAAATCGAcaccctgtgtgacacagggctGCCCCCCAAAACAGCATTCCCGCATAGACTCCTTCTCCCTGGATTGAGGGTCGCTCCTTTTCGTGTCGTGACTTCATCAGCTTGTCGAGTGACCGGACCGAGGTCACCCGGTGATGTGAGGAAGGGCAAGTGACGCCGCGGCATCCCCATGCCGATGAACGTGGTATcagtggtgggagggagaaggagaggttCTTGGTGTTAAGAAGAAAGGCATCCGTGGAAACAGAATGAGTCACTTGCCGAAACACAGGCAGGCTTCTGGAATCCTTTTTGGGGAAGCCCCATGCCCACTCTGGCTTTGAGATGTGCCGGAAGCGACTGTCGGTGCGTCCCTGTCCGAAACAAGCCCCCCTGGTTTAGTTAAAGAACAGGGCTTCACAGATCTGCTTTGTCTGCTCAGGCGACGTCACGCTGTGGCCGATGGTTCTGGGGTCGGTGTAAATTTCATAGTCGTTGCCTCCCTGCAAGGAGAGGGAAATCTTTAATTGCAAAAGCAAAAAGAGCACAAGGAGAGGGACTGAAACCCTGAAATTCTCTTTCCTTTAATCTTCAGCCGGCTGTTTTTTGCTACAGTTCTGTCCCCCCTCACTCAAATGCGGATCGTTTTCCCATGCAGAAAGCGGTCGTCCTCAAATActtgactcggggggggggggggtctgctcaaGGAAATTTTTTTGCTCCGGCTAATGTGAGCCCACTGAGGAATGGAAGCCCAGTATGGACACATTTTAAGCAAACACGTTACATGAAACCAGCATCCGGTACCAACCGAACTGTTCTGTACTCACCGGCATGGTCTTGTCTCCGAAAAAGTAGATCTTTTTGAAGCCATCGTTGCCCACGATGCCCAAACAATATCGCTTGTCCCAGCCGTCTGGGAACACGTCGAAGCTTATCTGGCCCCCTGGAAGgataaaggttttttaaaagctgctctaGCACAGAGCAAGTCTGATTGCTTTCTTCTTTTGTAGCTCCAATTTTTTCCCCTGGATTAGGGGGGACGGATTGAGGGAGAAGCCCAGTTTAGCAAAATTCAGCCTGGATCTGCATTTTTATAGTAGGGGAAAAAAAACTGTAGCTCTGCCTTATGATCTCCTGGAAGATTTGAATGGGCCAGCAGCGTCTGAATATTACATTTCTCTGtgcttttattttttcttttaaagaaaaaaaattattgacgGTTGACAATGTAAACAGCTCACAGAAAGCATTAAAATGGTGTGGTTTAAGAAATACAATCCACACATGTACGATAACACGTGCAAAAGTTCAGTTCAAAGAACTTATGATAAGGATAGTCAGCGgttagtttttaaaaagggagaccACGTAtgtgcggagagccagtttggtgtagtggttaagtgtgtggactcttatctgggagaaccgggtttgattccccactcctccacttgcacctgctggaatggccttgggtcagccagagctctcttatctgggagaaccgggttggattcccccctcctccacttgcagcagctggaatggtcttgggtcagccagagctctcttatctgggagaaccgggttggattcccccctcctccacttacagctgctggaatggccttgggtcagccagagctctcttatctgggagaaccgggtttgattccccactcctccacttgcagctgctggaatggccttgggtcagccagagctctcttatctgggagaaccgggtttgattccccactcctccacttgcacctgctggaatggccttgggtcagccatagctctggcagaggttgtccttgaaagggcagctgctgggagagccctctccggccccacccacctcacagggtgtctgttgtgggggaggaaggtaaaggagattgtgagccgctctgagactcttcggagtggagggcgggatataaatccaatatcttcatctacctcacaggttgtctgttgtgggggaggaaggaaaggagattgtgagccgctctgagactctttggagtggagggcgggatataaatccaatatcttcatctacctcacaggttgtctgttgtgggggaggaaggaaaggagattgtgagccgctctgagactctttggagtggagggcgggatataaatccaatatcttcatctacctcacaggttgtctgttgtgggggaggaaggaaaggagattgtgagccgctctgagactctttggagtggagggcgggatataaatccaatatcttcatctacctcacagggtgtctgttgtgggggaggaaggaaaggagattgtgagccgctctgagactcttcggagtggagggcgggatataaatccaatatcttcatctacctcatagggtgtctgttgtgggggaggaaggtaaaggagattgtgagcctctctgagactcttcggagtggagggcgggatataaatccaatgtcttcatctacctcacagggtgtctgttgtgggggaggaaggaaaggagattgtgagccgctctgagactcttcggagtggagggcgggatataaatccaatatcttcttcttcatcatcttttatAAATCTCCTCAGGCCAAATACCATGTTACGATCGCATTTGCTCCCAAGAGAAATATACGGGCCTGTTGCAGGCTTAGGATCACAAGAAAATGTTTTCCCAGATGGGACCTTCTCAGGTCCCATATTAGAAATAATCCCAAATGCTTCTCTTATGGAATCCATCACATTCTGCTGAtgttgtgctttaaaaaaaaaccccaaacttacCTATTGAGAATGTAAGGCCTCTTCCTGCAAAGTCTCTCTGCAGATCGGCAACAAATTTCTCTCTGATATGCTCTctctgtttgaaaaaaaaaacaaaacaccccaaTGCGGTGATTATTATGGCTGGCGTCGAGCACACGCCTTGCCCCAGTTCCTTTGGAGTCTTCTCCCACCCTTCTGGCCTCTCCCGAGAACCCCGGTGCATGCTGGGAGATCTGCTTGCTTGGCAAAGGATTCGGGGACGCACTCTAAGGCACGCACTCCATTCACGTAGGCTGTGGCGAGCCTCGTCTTCCCCCTCTGTGGAATGGGCGCAGACTTCAGAGCCTATTCCTCTCCCAAAGCACTGTAGTGGCGAAGACAGTCCACTGGCGGCCAGTGTcccctctcagctgagtgagcgtgagccggctcacggatttttagcctccagctcacacatttttgtcttcgctcaagagggacgaccccagagcaaactaattgatgctcccggctcacagctttcatgccagtcgctcacaaagtaaaattttggctcacaagacactgcagcttcgAGAGAACGTCGGTGGTGGCCCCACATGTCTCAGTGCAGCCTGACCACTGCGGGATCGAGTGTTTACAAGCTTGCAGCGTGTTTAAAAAGGAATGCTCCAGAGCCCTCCCACCAGGGTCTAACTCTGCACAGCCGCTCACATATTCATGGTTGGTTGCTGCCGGCACtgggctcccatcagccccggggAAGCCAGGCCTGAGGAAAACCTTCAAGCAGGATGGACGGCAGGATTTTACCTGACACCTGTTCACAAGAGGCGGCACGCAGCCTGGTTGGAAACCCGCACTGACCTTATCAAGCTCATAGAACTCCATCCGTTCCTCCCGGCTGCAGCTTCTGCCCACGGGACAGACATTCAACATCCCGCTTCGGAATTCGATAAAAGTGCCCCTGGAAGAGAAGTCTGGAAATTACAACCCAGACGGATGCCAGGGGGCAAAGTTtggcgagccagtttggtctagtggttaagtgcaaggactcttatctgggagaatcgggtttgattccccactcctccacttgcagctgctggaatggccttgggttagccagagctcttgtaggagttgtctttgaaagggcagctgcagggaaagctctctcagccccacccacctcacaagttgtctgctgtggggggaaaagatataggagattgtaagccactctgagtctctgattcagagaaaaaagcggggtataaatctgcaattcttcttcttctaggtgctggaatggctttgggttagcatagctcttgtaggagtcgtccttgaaaaggcagcttctgtgagagccctctcagccccacccacctcacagggtgtctgttgtggggggagaagttataggcgattgtaagccactctgagtctctgattcagagagaagggtgggttataaatctgcaattcttcttcttcttcttggtgcaggaatggccttgggtcaggcatagctcttgtaggagttgtctttgaaagtgcagctgctgggagagctctctcagccccacccaccccacaggttgtctgttgaggggggagaaaatataggagattgtaagccactctgagtctctgattcagagagaagggcagggtataaatctgcaattcttcttcttggtgctggaatggccttgggttagccatagctcttgtaggagttgtccttgaaagggcagcttctgggagagccctctcagccccacccacctcacagggtgtctgttgtgggggaaggagatataggagattgtgagctgctctgagactctgattcagagagaagggtgggatataaatccgcaatcttcttcttcttcttcttcgtgtagtggttaagtgtgcggactcttatccgggagaactgggtttgattccccactcctccacttgcagctgctggaatggccttgggtcagccatagctctggcagaggttgtccttgaaagggcagcttctgtcagagctctctcagccccacccacctcacagggtgtctgttgtggggggagaaggtatgggagattgtgagccactctgagtctctgattcagagagaagggtgggatataaatccgcaatcttcttcttcttcttcttcgtgtagtggttaagtgtgcggactcttatccgggagaactgggtttgattccccactcctccacttgcagctgctggaatggccttgggtcagccatagctctggcagaggttgtccttgaaagggcagcttctgtcagagctctctcagccccacccacctcacagggtgtctgttgtggggggagaaggtatgggagattgtgagccactctgagtctctgattcagagagaagggtggggtataaatctgcagacttcttcttcAAAGCCCTTGAGGGGGGGTGTATTAATGGGGTGGGGGTTAGCCCAGCAGCGTCAGAGGCCTATTGCCCCAAAAGCACACACAGTACGTTGCTGGAGGGGAAGAAACAGGACACGGAGATGTAGGGCACTAGGAAAGAGGAGACCTGAATTCAAATCCCGCAACGGGCCATGAAACTCCCTGGGTGCTCTGGGGCCAGCCGCTCTCAGCCGAACCCACCTCACTggattgttgtgtggataaaagggCGGAGGAGTAGGAGGAAACCAAGGAGGGAATTGAGCAcacaaaggagggaggggaaatggaGTTATAAGGGCTGGGGCAGGCTCCCCCAGTGGTCACTTTGTATGTAAAGGTTCGTCTCACCCAGTTACAAAGAACAACATGgcagaaagaggagagagagagagagagagaggatttttGGCCTGAGCAGCTTCAAACTGCACGGGTGCAAAGGAAggattaacttgtggaactcactgccactggATGCAGCAACGGCCCCTAATTCAAGTGGTGATCCGACAAATGGACAGAGAAACCCCATCCACGGTTGTTAGCCACGTTTTATGACAGGCGAGGAGCTCAgcaaatgaacacacacacaccccggctaGGAAACCCCGGCTCACGCACCGTTTCCTGGGCAGCTTGATTTTCGCGATGTAACTCAGGCAGTAGTTGatcagctcttgtaggagttcttCCCCCAGATGGTTCTGGATGCTCTGCaggggggaaaaggagaaaaCGCAGAAAGGAGGTCAAAACGTGAGCCGCAAAGGAAATGGCAACAGGAAGCCGAAGGTCCAGACAGCAAGGGCGCTTCTGTTTTCTTAAATATGCCACTTTTCCAGACCAGCTTCACACCACTTGCAACAATAAACCAAACCCAAGCAACTGGGTAATGAGAAGGAACACGGACATAAAGCAAATCCAGCCAGTACACAAAGGCTGTGAACCAACAAGAAAACCAGGCCAGGACATTAACGGAACATGAAGCAAACTCAACAGCCTGAAATGAGATCGACAAAACTGTTCTCGGACTTGGAGCATTTGATAAACCTGCTTTTTGGtgcagtttggtgttgtggttaagtgtgcgcactcttatctgggagaaccaggtttgattccccactcctccacttgcagctactggaatagccttgggtcagccatagtggtgaagtgtgcggacttttatctgggagaactgggtttgattccccactcctccacttgcagctgctggaaaggccttgggtcagccatagtggttaagtgtgcggactcttatctgggagaaccgggtttgattccccgctcctccacttgcagctactggaatggccttgggtcatccatagcttttgtaagagttgtccttgaaagggcagctgctgtgagagctaaagggggatttgaacccaagcctGTTTCGACATCCTCGCCAGATGGGCGGTTATTTAGTctgcaaaaacaaaactgaatgaGAGTCTTTGGGCACCTTGAGGACTTACTACATTTATTCTGGCTTTTCTGGAACAGAAACCACGTGCCAGAAGCTATACAGGacctcttttgtagaaaaagcccagcaggagctcatttgcatattaggccacacccctgatgccaagtcagccggaactgtgtccctgtgcgttctggctcaaaaaaaagccccggttacGCTCACAACTGCAGATAACAGAACGCCTGATGGATGCTCACTTCTGTGCTTCTCGGGTTGTGAGTTCTGATCCACAAGTGTTTACGCTGGAATAACCTTCATCTGTAATATGCCACAGCAGTCTAAGCACAATACCACACCAGCTCTCACCAAAGACCTTGAGGTTGGATTCCCGGGGAGGTTACTTCCATTTTTGGTGGGATTGACTCCTCGCATGGCGATTTTTGTCATTTCCCTGTAACGAATGTTTCATTTCAACACAGCCGCGCGCCGCACGATGCCCCGTTCACCCTACTGAGAAACCTCACTGAATATCCCCCTCCCCCGCGAGGATCCATCCAAACAGAGTCCCCGCccggcgttccctctaagctgagttagtgcgagccagctcacaggttttttagcctctggctcacgcgtTTCTGTTTgagcgcaggaaaaatggccgcagagcaaactCATCGGTGTAGCAGCTCACCACTGGaaacgccagcagctcacaaagtagaattttgtctcacaagactccacagggagTACTGATTCCCACCACCACATATCGACAGCAGTCTGGAATGGTGTAAACACCCTCTGAGGGCTTTTTCTGCCGGTAAAGCTGAAATATGCATgtagaacaaaatctgagtccaggggcatctccaagaccaggggtggccaaacttgcttaacgttggagccacacagaataaacatcggatgtttgagagctgcaagactaggagggagggagggaaggtaggaaggaaacagataagaggaaagagagaagatgatgataatggatttatatcccaccctccactgcaaagagtctcagagcggctcacaattgcctttcccttcctcccccacagcagacaccctgtgaggtagatgaagatattggatttatatcccgccctccactctgaagagtctcagagcggctcacaatcccctttcccttcctcccccacaacagacaccctgtgaggtagatgaagatattggatttatatcccgccctccactgcaaagagtctcagagcggctcacaattgcctttcccttcctcccccacagcagacaccctgtgaggtagatgaagatattggatttatatcccgccctccactccaaagagtctcagagcagctcacaatctcctttcccttcctcccccacaacaccctgtgaggtagatgaagatattggatttatatcctgccctccactccaaagagtctcagagcagctcacaatctcctttcccttcctcccccacaacaccctgtgaggtagatgaagatattggatttatatcccgccctccactccaaagagtctcagagcagctcacaatctcctttatcttctccccccacaacagacaccctgtgaggtagatgaagatattggatttatatcccgccctccactccgaagagtctcagagcggctcacaatctcctttcccttcctcccccacaacagacaccctgtgaggtgggtggggctggagagggctctcccagctgctgctctttcaaggacaacctgtgccagagctatggctgagccaaggccatgctagcaggtgcaagtggaggagtggggaatcaaacccggttctcccagataagagtccgtacactttaccactacaccaaactggctctccagagatagatagaaagcaactttaaatgcattctccaagccacccttGAGACAAATGCTCGTCTCCaagagccaaatgccttctccaagctgaccaatgggttggtggggtctttgagagccacacaatatgtgtgaaagagccacagtacGGCCAACACGACCAACAgagcttaattctgggtacaagctttcgTGCGCACGCACTTCTTCAAATATACGAAGAAGCATGCACACACCCAAAattttataccttgaataaaactgtgttggtcttaaagatggccCTGGACTCtaagtttgttctgctgcttcagaccaacatggctacgcTACCATTTCACCTTTGGTTTAAACATTTCTGGTTggtttttctttgggggggtgCAAAATAAACCCCCAGGTTACACCAGAAGCAAGCCCTCTCAAGCCAGCAAGCTTCGCTAGGGTGCCATTTCGTTTTCTCTTATCCTCACCTGCTTCTTCAACAGTTTCCCTTCTTTGTAGGCCACCAGACCATTTTCGGGGAAGACGTAGTCAAATTTCTCAGTCACTAGGAAAAGAAATGTGGGCAACAAATAAGCGTGCTGTTTTCTTTATTACGGAATCTGCGGCGATGGAGTAGGTTCATCTACCAGCTCCCAACAGATCTCTCGTTCCAGCCCCCACATCAGTAAAACGGGGAGGCGAGGAGAGAATCTAACCTTGAACATGTGCAGAAAATGACTTTACGAATTAGACAGCAGGATCCGGGACAGAGAGAGACTGAGAACAGGGCTCTACAGGCCACCAAAGGAAAGGTGCAAAAAATCAGAGCGgcccagctgaagtttctgagaTCGAAATACAGCAAGCgtgcttacattttttttttaacagacaaCAGCTCCAGCCAGCACCGAGGCGGCTGTAAGGCAAAGTCTTATAGGCCAACACGTATGAATTGCCTAATGGTTTTGGGAAGGCATACAATGAAAGGGTGTCCATG is drawn from Heteronotia binoei isolate CCM8104 ecotype False Entrance Well chromosome 20, APGP_CSIRO_Hbin_v1, whole genome shotgun sequence and contains these coding sequences:
- the PMM2 gene encoding phosphomannomutase 2, coding for MEDGGEGSLDGGRALCLFDVDGTLTAPRQKITPEMADFLQVLRKKMKVGVVGGSDFDKIQEQLGEDVTEKFDYVFPENGLVAYKEGKLLKKQSIQNHLGEELLQELINYCLSYIAKIKLPRKRGTFIEFRSGMLNVCPVGRSCSREERMEFYELDKREHIREKFVADLQRDFAGRGLTFSIGGQISFDVFPDGWDKRYCLGIVGNDGFKKIYFFGDKTMPGGNDYEIYTDPRTIGHSVTSPEQTKQICEALFFN